The sequence CGGATGACCCGACCAGTCATCAGGCATCTCGATCCGAGTCAAGGACGGATGACCATCGAACACGATGCCGAAGAAGTCGAACGCCTCCCGCTCATGCCAATCATTCGTCGGATACACCCCATACAACGACGGCACATGCGGATCCGCATCCGGCATCGCCACCTCCACACGGACCCGGCGATTATGCGTAATCGACATCAACGGATACACCGCATGCAGCTCCCGACCCACCTCCTGCGGGTAATGCACCCCACTGACCCCCAAACACAACTCGAAACGCAACGACGGATCATCCCGCAACGCCCGCGCCACCTCCGGCAAAAACTCCCGGCGAACATGGAACGTCAACTCATCACGGAAAACGACAACCCGCTCGATCGCCTCCCCCACACCCCGCTCCGCCAACGCCGCCCCGAGGGCATCCGCCACCTCATCGAAATACCCACCAAACGGGCGAGGAGAACTGCCCGGCAACGCCACCGGACTCACCAACCCCCCATACCCCGACGTATCCCCACTGCCCCGCACACCGAACATCCCGCGGCGAACGCTGATTACCTCTGAGTCATGGCTCGCTTCGCTCGCGGGTGCTCGGCCTCCCTCACGGACCCTTCCCTCGTCACTCACTCGCTTCGCTCCCTCGCTGAGACATGGCTCGCTTCGCTCGCGGGTGCTCGGCGTCGCTCGCGCGTGTGACCACAGCGGCGGTCATCGGAGGAGGCCCTTCATCTCGATCGTCGGAGTGACGGCCAGGGCGGCCTCCTCCGCCGCACGTACCGCCTCTTCACGGTTCACGCCCAGCGGCATTTCCTGGATCTTCTCGTGCAACTTCAAGATGGCGTGCAGCAACATCTCCGGCCGCGGAGGGCAGCCCGGCAGATAAATGTCCACAGGGACCACGTGGTCGACTCCCTGGACGATGGCGTAGTTGTTGAACATGCCCCCCGAGGAGGCGCAGACACCCATTGCCAGCACCCACTTCGGCTCCGCCATCTGGTCGTAGATCTGGCGAAGCACCGGCGCCATCTTCTGGCTGACCCGGCCGGCGACGATCATCAGGTCGGCCTGCCGCGGAGACGCCCGGAATGCTTCCATCCCGAATCGGGCGATATCGAACCGGCCGGCACTGGTGGCCATCATCTCGATCGCGCAGCACGCGAGGCCGAAAGTCGCGGGCCACAGGGAGCCCTTCCGTACGTAACCGGCCAGACCTTCCACCGTGCTCAGCAGAAAGCCGCTCGGCACCTTCTCCTCGATACCCATATCCGACTCTTCCTACTTCCGGTTTCGCTATTCATCCGCTTCGCGGCCCGTCAGATGCGAGCGCTGCGAGCGATCGAAAAGACACCTAATCCCAACTGAGACCGCCCCGCCGCCACTCGTACACGTAGGCCACCGCAGCGCTGAAAATGAAGAGAGCCATAGCAACGAGACCGAAGAAGCCCAGGGCATCGAAATGGATCGCCCACGGATAAAGGAACACGATCTCGATATCGAAAATGATGAACAACATGGCGGTCAGGTAATACTTCACGGGAAAACGGCCACCACCCACCGGCTGCGGGGTGGGGTCGATTCCACATTCGTAGGCGTCGAGTTTGGCCCGGTTGTAGCGCTTCGGACCGACAACCGACGCCAAGATCACCGATACGACCGCGAATGCGACAGCAATTGCTCCGAGCACGAGAATCGGCACGTAGACGTTCATGCGCTGAGCACCTCCCTGCGAAGCCTGGCCGCGATACCCCATCTCCTCGAGCCGAGAATCCCTCAGCGCGTAGATATGTGAGTTGAGACACAGACTACCGGTTTCGGCGATCTTGTCTCGGTTTCAGCGCCCGCAGTTCCCCAGAGATTTACGCGGGTGTAATTCCCCAGGGTCGCAGCGGTCACACGACAGCTCACGCAGGGCAGGTCACAGGGCAAAGATGCAGGTCAAAAGGATTTACGCGCTGCTGGCACCCGTCCCCGAGAAGCGAGGTTCGGAGAGCCGACCCTAAGACGAGATACGCGTGCGGAGCAGCGCGACGACCGCCTCGCCGAGCCTGATCGGGTCGATCGGGTGAGGAACCGCAGCCTCGGCCCGCGACCAGTTGGCCAGCCACGCGTCGTCAGCTCGCCCGGTCAGCACGAGCACGGGCGGGCACGGGTCGATCTCGTCCTTCAACTGCTTGGCGATCCCCATTCCGCCGGCCGGGGATGCCTCACCGTCCAGGATGGCCAAGTCGATTTCGCCCGCATCCAAGTGCTGGATCACCACCGGTCCGGTCGCCACTTCCACGTACTCGAGGTCCGGCAGATCGGGATGCGGACGCTTACCCAGAGCCGACACGACCTGCCGACGTGTGTTCGGGTCGTCGCTGTAGACGAGGACGCGCAGCGAGGTGGGGCGGCTGGGACGGGCGGTCGCGTCGGTCACGGACCCGATGCTACCGGCCGGCTACGGCCGGATCGCGTTGCTTTCGCCGATGATCCGGCACGGACGAGGTGGTGGTGGTGGAGCGCGCCACCCGGGGCCGCCCAGCAGAGCACCCGCACCGGCGTCGGGCACCGCTACCGGCGCCGCTTCACATCCGTCAGGATGGATACACGATCTCGAACTACGACGATCGAACGGACGGTACGGCCATGAGGCGTTTCGCGTCGACATTGCTGGTGGTGCTTGCACTGTGCGCAGTGGCGGTTGCCCTGTTCTATTTCACGTCCCGGACGCCGCAGGACACCGCCGCGCGGCCGATGGAGGACAAGGCGTTCATGATCGACGGTAGACCGATGACCTGCCGTGAGCTCTTTCCGCCGGGTTGCGACTTCGACCTGCAGTATTCGTACAACCGGTGGGGAGAACGGCTCGAGAGTTTCGTCGATACCAGCGACCTCGGGCCCTACGCGCGGGACATCGGGTTCGCGGCGTCGGCGAAGCTGAGCCTCCAAGCCTGCCGACTCTCGGAGACGTCGGGAAAGACGATCCTCGAGTTCGTCGAACTCGCTCGACGTGACCATCCGGAGGCCGACAGCCCCCAGGTCTTCCCCGTCTGGAACCGCGCACGTCAGTTCCTCTGCCCCGGGGTGTGACTCGGCGCGGTGGCCAGTTCCTGCCCGGACGGACCCTGAGCGAGGAGCCCTTCTGTTTACCCACGACGGCTGCGGGTACCACGACCTCCATGGCGCCCCACACCGCGCGAGACGTTGAGCACCGTGCCTCCGAGACCGCCACCCCCGGCGGCGGTCCGGCAGTGTCGGGACTCGAGGCACTCCGCATCGCGGCAGTACTCGGATTCACCCCGATCGCTGCCGGTGTCATCGCGCGGCGTCCGTCGATGACGGCCGTCCTGGAGCGACTCGGCGCCGATGCGCCCACCGTGCCCTTCGTGCGCCGGCTGCGGGAGCGCTATGGGCCGGGACCGCTGCAACTACAGCTTCCGAAGCGGCGGCTGGCAGTAGTGTTGACCGGCGACGATGCGGGCCGAGTCCTCTGCGGCACACCCGAACCGTTCAACCCCGCCAACCGGGAGAAGAAGGGTGCACTGTCGCCCTTCCAACCGCACGGCGTGCTGATCTCGGAGGGACACCTTCGACAGCAACGAAGGCGCATCAACGAGGAGGCTCTCGACACCTCACACGCGATGCATCACCTGGCCGATCCGATGGTCGAGGTGATCCGGCACGAGGTTGCTGCCCTGCTGGCGTCCGCGCAGTCGAAGGGAACACTCGACAACGACGAATTCACCCGCACGTGGTGGCGGATGGTCCGCCAGATCGTCCTGGGAAAGTCGGCTCGCGACGACCACGCGGTCACCGATCAGCTACACAAGCTTCGGGCCAACGGTAATTGGTCGTACTTCCTTCCACCGCCACGCAAGCTCCGTGATCGGTTCATCGAAAGCCTGTACTCCTACGTCGACAAGGCCGAGCCTGGATCCGTGGTCAGTTCCCTGGCCGCCCTACCGGCCGGAGGGGCCATCGACCCGGTCGGCCAGATACCGCACTGGCTCTTCGCTTTCGATGCGGCCGGCATCGCCGCCAGTCGCGCTCTGGCACTGCTGTCCACACACCCGGAGCAGCATCGACTCGCCCGCGAGGAGGTTGCCGCCTGGGATACGACAGTGCCCCAGCAGTACCCGTATCTTCGCGCGTGCGTGCTCGAGTCGGTGCGGTTGTGGCCGACGACGCCGACCATTCTGCGGGACTCCACCCGCGACACCACATGGGGTTCCGGCGACGGCGAGTTCACCATTCCGGCTGGAACCGCATTCATGATCCTCGCCCCCGCCTTCCACCGCGACGACCGAACGTTTCCGTTCGCCAACGGCTTCGCGCCGGAGGTCTGGCTCGACGGGACTGCGCAATCCCGCCCCGAACTGGTGCCTTTCAGCGCCGGCCCCGCCGAATGCCCGGGCCGCAACCTCGTGTTGTTCGTCACGAGCACCGTGCTGGCGTTGATGCTGGAGGCCGCCGACTTCCAGCTCACCTCCACCCCCACATTGGCGCCGGGGCAGCCCCTGCCCCCGACCCTGAACAACTTCGGGCTCCGCTTCCGCGTCACCTCGACGTAAGGGGTCGACGGCTCCTTTCCGCGGAGTCCCTGCGTTCTGCCGCCGTCTCGTTCTGATCTCCTGGGCGGCCGCCGTGCGAATCAGCCCGAGGCCTCCTTCGACTGGGCGGCGTCCTGATTGCAATCCGCTGCAACCTTTATTGCGTGCGTCATATCGCCCTACATTCATGACCCGGGTTACACGAGGCACGGGCGACAACGAAGTTGCAGCGTCGTCGTAATCGGAGGCGGGCCCAGCAACAGCGGCCCCAATGCAGAAACAGAGGAGAGCAATGGCGCTGACCAAAAGTGCACTATTGAGCGCGTATCGGAAGATGGCCGAGATCCGGGCGTTCGAAGACCGTTTGCACGAAGAGAACGCCACGGGCGACATCCCGGGGTTCATCCACCTGTACTCGGGGCAGGAAGCCATTGCGGTCGGTGTATGCGAGAACCTCGAGGACACCGATTACATCGGGTCGACCCACCGCGGGCACGGTCATTGCATCGCCAAGGGCTGTGACCTCCACGGGATGATGGCAGAGATTTTCGGTAAGGACGACGGGCTCTGCCACGGCAAGGGCGGGTCGATGCACATCGCCGACCTGTCGGTGGGCATGCTCGGAGCTAACGCCATCGTCGGCGGCGCCCCGTCTCTTGCGATCGGAGCCGCGCTGAGCGCCAAGACCCTCGGCAATGGTGGCGTCGCAGCATCGTTCACCGGAGACGGCGGTTCCAATCAGGGCACCGTGTTCGAGGCCATGAACATGGCCGTGGTTCTCGACCTCCCGATCGTGTTCGTGATCGAGAACAACGGATTCGGCGAGGCCACCGGACGCGACTACGCCGTGGGCGCGCCGAGTATCGCGGACCGGGCGTCGTCGTTCGGCATGCCGGCGGCCACGGTCGACGGCACCGACTTCTTCGCCGTGTACGAGGCAACGCGGGAGGCCGTGGAGCGAGCTCGCAGTGGTGGGGGACCATCCACGATCGAGGCCGTCGCGCACCGCTGGCACGGTCATTTCGAGGGCGATGCGCAGCTTTACCGCACGGCGGACCAGGTGGCCGAGATCCGGCAGACCAAGGACCCGCTGCTCAATTTCCGCAACCACGACGACAGCAAGAAGGTCTCCGCGAAGGAACTCGACGCGATCGAGGCCGATGCCCGAGCGCGGGTCGACGACGCCGTCGCGAAAGCGCGCGCCGCGAGCTACCCCCCGGTGGAAAACCTTCTGACCGACGTCTACGTGTCGTACTGAGAGTGAGAACAGAGATGACCACGTCGAAAACGACGTATCGCGAAGCAATCAAGGCCGCACTCGCCCAGGAGATGGAGCGCGACGCGACTGTAGTGCAGATCGGTGAGGATCTGCGCGGTGGCCAGGCGGGCACCAACCCGGAACTCGAATCCGGGAAGGTTGAAGCGTTCGGTGGTGTGCTCGGTGTGACGAAGGGTTTGTGGACGGAATTCGGTTCCGAGCGTGTCATCGACACCCCGATCACCGAGTCCGCGATCATCGGTATGGCCGCGGGTGCTGCGCTCACCGGCCTTCGTCCGGTCGCGGAATTGATGTTCATGGACTTCTTCGGAGTCTGCTACGACGCCCTCTATAACCAGGCCGCCAAATTCCGGTACATGTTCGGCGGCAAGGCCCGCACCCCAATGGTGGTGCGCGGCATGATCGGTGCCGGATTCTCCGCAGCCGCCCAGCACTCGCAGTCCCCGTACAACGTGTTCGCCGCCGTCCCGGGTCTGAAGGTCGTCGCACCGTCCAACGCGTACGACGCGAAAGGTCTTCTCATCCAGTCGATCCGCGACGACGACCCGGTCGTGTTCTGCGAACACAAGACCCTGTACGACCTCAAAGGTGAGGTGCCGGACGCCCCGTACACGATCCCGTTCGGCGTCGCCAACTACACCCGTGAAGGCACGGACGTCACGGTCGTCGCGCTCTCGGCCATGGTCAATGCCGCCAATACCGCCGCCGACAAACTCGCCACCGAAGGCATCTCCGTCGAGGTCGTCGACCCCCGCACCGTCTCACCGCTGGACGAGGAGGGCATCCTCGAATCGGTCGCTTCAACCGGCCGGGTGGTCATCGTCGACGAATCCGCGGCCCGATGCGGATTCGGGCACGACGTCGCCGCACTGATCGCCACGCAGGCGTTCGGCTCGTTGAAGGCCCCCATCGAGTTGGTCACCCCGCCGCACACGCCGGTGCCGTTCTCTCCCGTGCTCGAGCAGGCGTGGCTGCCGAACGCCGCCCGTATCGAGGCAGCCATCCGCAAGGTCGTGAGTGCCTGACATGAGTGACATCAAACTGATCGAAGTTCCCAAATGGGGCCTGTCCATGGACGAGGGCACCGTGACGGAGTGGCTGATCGAGGAGGGAACCTCCTTCGCGAAGGGCGACCTGCTCTGCGAGATCGAGACCAGCAAGATCACCAACGAATTGGAGGCGCCCTTCGACGGCGTGCTGAGGCGGGTGGTCGCCAAGCCGGGTGAGACGTTGCCGGTCGGTGCGGTGCTGGCGGTATCGGCAGAGGCCGCCGTGTCCGATGCGGAGATCGAAAAGGTCCTGACCAGTATCGGGGCCGATCAGGTACCGGTGCCCGCCGAGTCCGAGCGGTCCCCGGGCGGGCAGCCCACACCCGCCGAGCCGGATGTCAAGCGCACCCCGTCTGCACCCGCGGCACAGGAATCAGCGCCGGCTGCCGGCACCATCGGAGCGACTGCAGGCGGGACGACGACCGTTCCGCAATCGCTGCGAGGTCGGACCGAGGATGACGTGTTCGCCACCCCGCACGCGCACAGGTTGGCAGACGAGCTGACGATAAACCTGGGACTCGTCGCAGGTAGTGGTCGAGAAGGCCGGATCTCCGTCCAGGACGTTCAGGACGCGATCCGTGCGGCGGGCGGAACCGTCGCGCAAGCACCCACTCCGGCGCGTTCGGGTGTGCCCGGCCGCACCACCCAGGACGACAGCACGATCGACGCCACACCGGTGGCTCGGCGCCTGGCGAGAACCCTCGGCATCAATCTGCACGATTGCCGGGCAACCGGATCCCGCGGCCGGGTCTGTGAAGCGGACATCCGGGAAGCTGAGCGGAAGTTCCGGTTGCTGCCGGACCCGGTAACCACACCCCCCGCCGGCGAGGACACCGCGCAGGTTGCACCCGGATACGAGACGATTCCGTTCACCGCGATGCGCAAGGCGATCGGTCGGCGACTGCAGGAATCGAAGCGCAACGCCCCGCACTTCCGGCTCACCGCCGACCTGCAGATCGACAACCTCCTCGCACTGCGCAAGCAGATCAACGCGACCGAGCCCGCGGTCAAGTTGTCGGTCAACGATTTCATCGTCAAAGCGTGCGCGGCCGCGCTGCGCAAGGTGCCCGATGTCAACGTGCAGTTCGATGAAGCGGCGCAGTCGGTGCTGCGGTACGCGAGTGCGGATATCTCGGTGGCCGTCGCACTCCCGTCGGGCCTGATCACGCCGATCGTCCGGGGCGCAGAGAGCAAGACACTCGCGGAAATCTCCGGGGAAGTGCACTCTTTGGTGACGAAGGCCAAGGCCGGGAAGCTGAGCCCCGACGAGTTCCAGGGCGGAACGTTCACCGTCTCGAACCTCGGGATGTTCGGTGTGCGCGAATTCGACGCGATCATCAACCCTCCGCAGGGCGCCATTCTCGCGGTCGGTGCCGGGCAGCAGCGCCCGGTCATCGTCGACGGTCAGGTGGTGACCCGCACAATGCTCACCGTCACCCTGTCCTGTGACCACCGGGTGATCGACGGCGCTCTCGGCGCTACGTTCCTGCAGGAGTTGCAGCGCTTTGTCGAGTCGCCGGCATTGATGCTGGTCTAGGGAGCAACGATGACTGACAAATACGACGTCCTGGTA comes from Rhodococcus oxybenzonivorans and encodes:
- a CDS encoding NADH-quinone oxidoreductase subunit C, with the protein product MSDEGRVREGGRAPASEASHDSEVISVRRGMFGVRGSGDTSGYGGLVSPVALPGSSPRPFGGYFDEVADALGAALAERGVGEAIERVVVFRDELTFHVRREFLPEVARALRDDPSLRFELCLGVSGVHYPQEVGRELHAVYPLMSITHNRRVRVEVAMPDADPHVPSLYGVYPTNDWHEREAFDFFGIVFDGHPSLTRIEMPDDWSGHPQRKDYPLGGIPVEFKGAEIAPPDERRGYN
- a CDS encoding alpha-ketoacid dehydrogenase subunit beta; this encodes MTTSKTTYREAIKAALAQEMERDATVVQIGEDLRGGQAGTNPELESGKVEAFGGVLGVTKGLWTEFGSERVIDTPITESAIIGMAAGAALTGLRPVAELMFMDFFGVCYDALYNQAAKFRYMFGGKARTPMVVRGMIGAGFSAAAQHSQSPYNVFAAVPGLKVVAPSNAYDAKGLLIQSIRDDDPVVFCEHKTLYDLKGEVPDAPYTIPFGVANYTREGTDVTVVALSAMVNAANTAADKLATEGISVEVVDPRTVSPLDEEGILESVASTGRVVIVDESAARCGFGHDVAALIATQAFGSLKAPIELVTPPHTPVPFSPVLEQAWLPNAARIEAAIRKVVSA
- a CDS encoding response regulator transcription factor; this translates as MTDATARPSRPTSLRVLVYSDDPNTRRQVVSALGKRPHPDLPDLEYVEVATGPVVIQHLDAGEIDLAILDGEASPAGGMGIAKQLKDEIDPCPPVLVLTGRADDAWLANWSRAEAAVPHPIDPIRLGEAVVALLRTRISS
- a CDS encoding NADH-quinone oxidoreductase subunit A, with the translated sequence MNVYVPILVLGAIAVAFAVVSVILASVVGPKRYNRAKLDAYECGIDPTPQPVGGGRFPVKYYLTAMLFIIFDIEIVFLYPWAIHFDALGFFGLVAMALFIFSAAVAYVYEWRRGGLSWD
- a CDS encoding cytochrome P450; its protein translation is MAPHTARDVEHRASETATPGGGPAVSGLEALRIAAVLGFTPIAAGVIARRPSMTAVLERLGADAPTVPFVRRLRERYGPGPLQLQLPKRRLAVVLTGDDAGRVLCGTPEPFNPANREKKGALSPFQPHGVLISEGHLRQQRRRINEEALDTSHAMHHLADPMVEVIRHEVAALLASAQSKGTLDNDEFTRTWWRMVRQIVLGKSARDDHAVTDQLHKLRANGNWSYFLPPPRKLRDRFIESLYSYVDKAEPGSVVSSLAALPAGGAIDPVGQIPHWLFAFDAAGIAASRALALLSTHPEQHRLAREEVAAWDTTVPQQYPYLRACVLESVRLWPTTPTILRDSTRDTTWGSGDGEFTIPAGTAFMILAPAFHRDDRTFPFANGFAPEVWLDGTAQSRPELVPFSAGPAECPGRNLVLFVTSTVLALMLEAADFQLTSTPTLAPGQPLPPTLNNFGLRFRVTST
- a CDS encoding 2-oxo acid dehydrogenase subunit E2, whose amino-acid sequence is MSDIKLIEVPKWGLSMDEGTVTEWLIEEGTSFAKGDLLCEIETSKITNELEAPFDGVLRRVVAKPGETLPVGAVLAVSAEAAVSDAEIEKVLTSIGADQVPVPAESERSPGGQPTPAEPDVKRTPSAPAAQESAPAAGTIGATAGGTTTVPQSLRGRTEDDVFATPHAHRLADELTINLGLVAGSGREGRISVQDVQDAIRAAGGTVAQAPTPARSGVPGRTTQDDSTIDATPVARRLARTLGINLHDCRATGSRGRVCEADIREAERKFRLLPDPVTTPPAGEDTAQVAPGYETIPFTAMRKAIGRRLQESKRNAPHFRLTADLQIDNLLALRKQINATEPAVKLSVNDFIVKACAAALRKVPDVNVQFDEAAQSVLRYASADISVAVALPSGLITPIVRGAESKTLAEISGEVHSLVTKAKAGKLSPDEFQGGTFTVSNLGMFGVREFDAIINPPQGAILAVGAGQQRPVIVDGQVVTRTMLTVTLSCDHRVIDGALGATFLQELQRFVESPALMLV
- a CDS encoding thiamine pyrophosphate-dependent dehydrogenase E1 component subunit alpha, which codes for MALTKSALLSAYRKMAEIRAFEDRLHEENATGDIPGFIHLYSGQEAIAVGVCENLEDTDYIGSTHRGHGHCIAKGCDLHGMMAEIFGKDDGLCHGKGGSMHIADLSVGMLGANAIVGGAPSLAIGAALSAKTLGNGGVAASFTGDGGSNQGTVFEAMNMAVVLDLPIVFVIENNGFGEATGRDYAVGAPSIADRASSFGMPAATVDGTDFFAVYEATREAVERARSGGGPSTIEAVAHRWHGHFEGDAQLYRTADQVAEIRQTKDPLLNFRNHDDSKKVSAKELDAIEADARARVDDAVAKARAASYPPVENLLTDVYVSY
- a CDS encoding NuoB/complex I 20 kDa subunit family protein: MGIEEKVPSGFLLSTVEGLAGYVRKGSLWPATFGLACCAIEMMATSAGRFDIARFGMEAFRASPRQADLMIVAGRVSQKMAPVLRQIYDQMAEPKWVLAMGVCASSGGMFNNYAIVQGVDHVVPVDIYLPGCPPRPEMLLHAILKLHEKIQEMPLGVNREEAVRAAEEAALAVTPTIEMKGLLR